From Oculatellaceae cyanobacterium, the proteins below share one genomic window:
- a CDS encoding DNA phosphorothioation-associated putative methyltransferase encodes MIESQAERREALIRAWELTGKVLIVAAQVLITQGNSQIAYGDGIITSRNTFQKYFDQEELKLYIDQVLGVDAVPVDLGIYFVFRDEAQAQSFRASRFRSRVSVPRIQLLSKRFEDYKELLAPLMAFVTERGRLPVKDELPETEALSAEFGNLRRAFQVVLQATNPQEWDEIAERRRQDLLLYLALSHFSRRPKQRELAPEVRNDIKSLFGGYDQACTAADIMLMSVGNLEIIRERCQNSPIGKKLPNSLWVHVSALEALDPLLRLYEGCASRTIGRPEEATVVKFHLSKPKITYLFYPDFDAAPHPALYTSMEIDLRDLHVHYRDYDLNENSPVLHQKDLLVKTDYPLYEKFAKLSRQEEDWGLFDNWKIISDRQGWLKCLKDRCAELKGHRVVWRKDADPYQVKLIR; translated from the coding sequence GTGATTGAATCCCAAGCAGAACGACGAGAGGCATTAATTAGAGCTTGGGAACTAACTGGCAAAGTGCTGATTGTAGCAGCGCAAGTTTTGATTACTCAAGGAAATAGCCAGATTGCTTACGGGGATGGGATTATTACTAGCCGAAATACTTTTCAGAAGTATTTCGATCAGGAGGAACTGAAACTCTACATAGACCAAGTCCTTGGTGTGGATGCAGTTCCAGTGGATCTGGGTATTTACTTCGTTTTTCGAGATGAAGCACAGGCGCAAAGTTTTAGAGCGTCGCGGTTCCGATCGCGTGTCTCAGTACCCAGGATTCAACTCCTAAGCAAGCGATTTGAGGACTATAAAGAACTCCTAGCTCCTTTGATGGCGTTTGTGACCGAGCGAGGGCGACTTCCAGTTAAGGACGAATTGCCAGAAACGGAAGCCTTGAGTGCTGAATTTGGCAACTTGCGCCGCGCCTTCCAGGTGGTTCTACAAGCAACAAATCCTCAAGAGTGGGATGAGATCGCCGAGCGTCGTCGTCAAGATCTGCTGCTTTATCTTGCTCTTTCCCACTTCAGTCGTCGTCCTAAACAACGAGAATTAGCTCCAGAGGTTCGCAACGATATTAAGAGCCTTTTCGGGGGCTACGACCAAGCTTGCACTGCGGCTGATATTATGCTGATGAGCGTGGGTAATTTAGAGATAATTCGGGAACGTTGTCAGAACAGTCCCATTGGTAAGAAGCTTCCCAATTCCCTCTGGGTTCATGTTTCGGCGCTTGAAGCTCTTGACCCGCTATTGCGTCTTTATGAAGGTTGTGCTTCCCGTACCATCGGTCGTCCAGAAGAAGCAACAGTTGTCAAGTTTCACTTGAGCAAGCCTAAGATTACTTATCTGTTTTACCCAGACTTTGATGCGGCTCCTCATCCTGCGCTGTACACGAGTATGGAGATTGATTTGCGGGATTTGCACGTTCACTATCGGGACTACGATCTCAATGAAAACTCTCCAGTGCTACACCAGAAGGATTTATTGGTCAAAACAGACTATCCCCTCTACGAGAAATTTGCCAAGTTGAGTCGTCAAGAAGAGGATTGGGGTTTATTCGATAATTGGAAGATAATTAGCGATCGCCAAGGCTGGCTGAAATGTCTAAAAGATCGCTGTGCCGAGTTGAAGGGACATCGAGTAGTTTGGCGTAAAGATGCCGATCCTTATCAGGTCAAATTAATCCGTTGA
- a CDS encoding DUF4007 family protein, producing MVEQKTKDVDTNDTPTGSVFARHETFHPRFGWLKKGFDRASQNPEVFLRDDATVQLGIGKNMVRSLRYWESAFKLLKDDKPTDFGEQLLGKNGWDSYLEDPASLWLLHWKLLEPPCFATAWDFTFNHFRPVEFTFEELFYQLCDHRDRKIPRIADSSLKKDASCILRMYVEQPSKSLVSEESLDCPFTQLGLIHTAGDARHYIFRIGYKPTLPAEVIVYSCLHYAYRFSSAVRRIPLAKLLYDNGSPGLAFKLTESVICEAIERVARKFKQLGISDAAGKLEFFFEDEPLGLAEAILNKYYQTV from the coding sequence ATGGTAGAGCAAAAAACTAAAGATGTAGACACAAACGATACTCCTACAGGCAGTGTCTTCGCTCGCCATGAAACCTTTCATCCTCGGTTTGGCTGGCTCAAGAAAGGATTTGATCGCGCTTCTCAAAATCCAGAAGTCTTTCTCCGAGATGATGCTACTGTGCAGTTGGGCATTGGCAAGAACATGGTGCGATCGCTCCGTTATTGGGAATCCGCTTTTAAGTTGCTCAAGGATGACAAACCGACAGATTTTGGCGAACAACTGCTAGGTAAAAATGGTTGGGATTCTTATCTGGAAGATCCAGCGTCTCTGTGGCTATTGCATTGGAAGTTGTTAGAGCCGCCTTGTTTTGCTACAGCTTGGGATTTCACATTTAACCATTTTCGTCCTGTTGAATTTACTTTCGAGGAGTTGTTTTACCAGCTTTGCGACCATCGCGATCGCAAAATCCCTCGAATTGCTGATTCCTCTCTGAAGAAGGATGCAAGCTGCATTCTGAGAATGTACGTTGAGCAACCCTCTAAATCCCTAGTTAGTGAAGAGTCTCTAGATTGCCCCTTCACCCAGTTAGGATTGATTCATACGGCTGGCGATGCTCGGCACTACATATTTCGGATTGGTTACAAACCAACGCTTCCGGCTGAAGTAATTGTTTATTCCTGCCTACACTATGCCTATCGCTTCAGTTCGGCAGTTCGTCGGATTCCTCTTGCTAAACTACTCTACGACAACGGCAGTCCAGGGTTGGCGTTCAAGTTAACCGAGAGCGTAATCTGTGAAGCAATTGAGCGAGTAGCCCGAAAATTCAAACAGCTTGGCATTTCTGATGCAGCAGGAAAACTGGAATTTTTCTTTGAAGACGAGCCGCTAGGACTAGCAGAAGCTATTTTAAACAAGTATTACCAGACGGTGTAA